A single region of the Sus scrofa isolate TJ Tabasco breed Duroc chromosome 17, Sscrofa11.1, whole genome shotgun sequence genome encodes:
- the PPP1R3D gene encoding protein phosphatase 1 regulatory subunit 3D, translated as MSGDPGSAVPPAAPAFRKPAPRSLSCLSDLYGGAAPEPRPCRPPGSPGRAPPPPTPPSGCDPRLRPIILRRARSLPSSPERRQKGAGAPGAACRPGCSRQHRVRFADALGLELAQVKVFNAGDDPSVPLHVLSRLAINSDLCCSSQDLEFTLQCLVPDFPPPVEAPDFGERLGRQLVCLERVTCSDLGISGTVRVRNVAFEKQVAVRYTFSDWQSAHEAGARWRGPAGAEGAEDVFAFGFPVPPFLLALGSRVHFALRYRVAGAEYWDNNDGRDYSLTCRNHALHMPRGECEESWIHFI; from the coding sequence ATGTCCGGAGACCCGGGCTCGGCggtcccccccgccgccccggcgTTCCGGAAGCCCGCCCCGcggagcctcagctgcctctCGGACCTGTACGGAGGTGCGGCCCCGGAGCCGAGGCCCTGCAGGCCCCCCGGTAGCCCGGGCCGCGCGCCGCCGCCACCAACGCCGCCGTCCGGCTGCGACCCCCGCCTGCGGCCCATCATCCTGCGGCGGGCGCGCTCGCTGCCCAGTTCGCCCGAGCGCCGCCAGAAGGGCGCGGGCGCGCCGGGCGCTGCGTGCCGGCCGGGCTGCAGCCGGCAGCACCGCGTGCGCTTCGCCGACGCGCTGGGCCTGGAGCTGGCGCAGGTCAAGGTGTTCAACGCGGGCGACGACCCGTCGGTGCCCCTGCACGTGCTGTCCCGGCTCGCCATCAACTcggacctgtgctgcagcagtcAGGACCTGGAGTTCACCCTGCAGTGCCTGGTGCCCGACTTCCCGCCGCCCGTCGAGGCCCCGGATTTCGGAGAGCGCCTGGGGCGGCAGCTCGTGTGCCTGGAGCGCGTCACCTGCTCGGACCTGGGCATCAGCGGTACCGTGCGCGTGCGCAACGTGGCCTTCGAGAAGCAGGTGGCCGTGCGCTACACCTTCTCGGACTGGCAGAGTGCGCACGAGGCGGGGGCGAGGTGGCGCGGGCCGGCGGGCGCTGAGGGCGCCGAGGACGTCTTCGCCTTCGGCTTCCCGGTCCCACCCTTCCTGCTAGCGCTCGGCTCCCGCGTGCACTTCGCGCTGCGCTACCGCGTGGCGGGCGCCGAGTACTGGGACAACAACGACGGCCGAGACTACAGCCTCACGTGCCGAAACCACGCCCTGCACATGCCACGCGGGGAGTGCGAGGAGAGCTGGATCCACTTCATCTGA
- the FAM217B gene encoding protein FAM217B isoform X1 — protein MGRRNRGAASRPRVRFLGVPGRAQPPGVSAGTAPCRTPSGAAAPSPRRPPRPSGPRPGLPLSAANKEPVSGDESFLRWKPFGASAERRVAPAFCFLRGARAKAVSAQRPLPPRAAALLTWLQLVGSNFPASLRPAPRDAARARTPAARAPPPPPPPPAPLPQHAAVRPPAQAQGRKASGLVTCPGRSRNSSGGEASFPNIRGIKKSLPQLSSSSNRLSKNISSTAEKTVRQTLDDDQPCYFFKRGSRVNESYQKSSNMNAGPSWTKAQHAKNPARRRQSKPQGPPGSSQLKSSPGGGGPQRTEGKRKEGTSSGGNPERALGASGNRSFLDFPSLEIIKGDADDSDSASDLSDSERVPVLPSPLTPPDLRLRAEEIDPAHEHLRPGQGPAKPDLRYPDFLPAPFNSWDLRDMAVLLHSERRAEAGPRAGGLLGRYIDRLVQLEWLQIQTIQCEKGKGPKARPPTAPGASGALKSPGRSKLMASALSRPPQEGPRKSGPSRKKDLPLEEVQPSCRAFEAPPAPLDALSSGRLCSQKQSLNMRPEEKRKKPSKSSQLQPWDLSCADRDSSGPKLESKGNLRVPRPSAGILDSADSYKACRAQAHALLKKKGNANHCARAPVSSEKKLKTNGVKCINSNKN, from the exons ATGGGGAGGCGGAACCGAGGGGCAGCCTCCCGACCTCGCGTCCGCTTCCTCGGTGTCCCGGGCCGTGCTCAGCCCCCGGGAGTGTCCGCCGGAACTGCACCCTGCAGGACACCCAGTGGGGCCGCCGCGCCCTCCCCTCGTCGGCCACCTCGCCCCTCGGGTCCTCGCCCAGGTCTTCCGCTTTCGGCAGCAAATAAAGAGCCGGTTTCAGGAGATGAGAGCTTCCTCCGGTGGAAGCCTTTCGGGGCCTCCGCGGAGCGCAGGGTGGCGCCTGCCTTCTGCTTCCTCCGAGGTGCCCGGGCCAAGGCGGTGTCCGCCCAGCGGCCCCTCCCACCCCGGGCCGCGGCGTTACTTACATGGCTGCAACTTGTCGGGAGCAACTTCCCGGCGAGCCTCCGCCCCGCCCCTCGTGACGCCGCCCGCGCGCGGACTCCCGCCGCCcgagcgccgccgccgccgccgccgccgcccgcgcccctGCCGCAGCACGCCGCAGTCCGGCCTCCCGCCCAGGCGCAGGGAAGGAAGGCCAGCGGCCTCGTCACGTGTCCCGGGCGATCGCGAAACAG TTCCGGTGGTGAGGCGTCCTTTCCAAATATAAGAGGAATAAAGAAGTCACTTCCTCAGCTGTCATCATCTTCCAACAGATTGAGCAAGAATATTTCGAGCACTGCAGAAAAG ACAGTCCGTCAAACCCTAGATGATGATCAGCCGTGTTATTTTTTCAAGAGAGGGAGTAGGGTGAATGAATCTTATCAGAAAAGCAG CAACATGAACGCAGGCCCATCTTGGACTAAGGCCCAACATGCAAAGAACCCTGCAAGGCGAAGGCAGAGTAAACCCCAGGGCCCCCCCGGCTCCTCCCAACTGAAAAGCAGCCCCGGCGGAGGGGGTCCCCAGCGGACCGAGGGTAAGCGGAAGGAAGGCACTTCCTCGGGAGGAAACCCCGAAAGGGCTCTGGGGGCCTCGGGGAACAGGTCGTTTCTGGACTTTCCGTCACTGGAAATCATCAAAGGAGATGCTGACGACAGTGACAGTGCCAGCGACCTCTCTGATTCGGAAAGAGTCCCCGTCCTCCCTTCGCCCCTCACGCCTCCCGACCTTCGCCTTCGAGCGGAAGAGATCGACCCGGCTCACGAGCATCTCCGCCCAGGGCAGGGCCCTGCAAAGCCCGACCTCCGCTACCCCGACTTCCTGCCGGCCCCCTTCAACTCCTGGGACCTGCGGGACATGGCTGTGCTGCTGCACTCGGAGCGCAGGGCGGAGGCCGGGCCGAGAGCAGGGGGGCTCCTCGGGAGGTACATCGACAGGCTGGTCCAGCTCGAGTGGCTGCAGATCCAGACCATCCAGTGCGAGAAGGGAAAGGGGCCCAAGGCGAGGCCTCCCACCGCCCCTGGGGCCTCGGGGGCCCTGAAAAGCCCGGGGAGAAGCAAGCTGATGGCCAGCGCTCTGTCCAGGCCTCCGCAGGAAGGGCCTCGGAAGTCAGGCCCTTCAAGAAAGAAAGACCTGCCCCTGGAAGAGGTCCAGCCATCCTGTCGCGCCTTTgaggctccccccgcccccctcgaTGCGCTCAGCAGCGGCAGGTTATGTTCCCAGAAGCAAAGCCTGAACATGCGGccggaggagaagaggaagaaacccAGTAAGAGCTCACAGTTGCAGCCCTGGGACTTGTCCTGCGCGGACAGGGACAGCAGCGGCCCAAAGCTGGAGAGCAAGGGGAACCTCCGCGTCCCCCGGCCGTCGGCAGGGATCCTGGACTCCGCGGACTCCTACAAGGCCTGCAGAGCCCAGGCACACGCGCTCCTTAAGAAGAAGGGGAATGCAAATCACTGTGCCCGTGCCCCTGTGTCCAGCGAGAAGAAGCTCAAAACAAATGGAGTCAAATGTATAAATTCAAATAAGAACTGA
- the FAM217B gene encoding protein FAM217B isoform X2, whose translation MNAGPSWTKAQHAKNPARRRQSKPQGPPGSSQLKSSPGGGGPQRTEGKRKEGTSSGGNPERALGASGNRSFLDFPSLEIIKGDADDSDSASDLSDSERVPVLPSPLTPPDLRLRAEEIDPAHEHLRPGQGPAKPDLRYPDFLPAPFNSWDLRDMAVLLHSERRAEAGPRAGGLLGRYIDRLVQLEWLQIQTIQCEKGKGPKARPPTAPGASGALKSPGRSKLMASALSRPPQEGPRKSGPSRKKDLPLEEVQPSCRAFEAPPAPLDALSSGRLCSQKQSLNMRPEEKRKKPSKSSQLQPWDLSCADRDSSGPKLESKGNLRVPRPSAGILDSADSYKACRAQAHALLKKKGNANHCARAPVSSEKKLKTNGVKCINSNKN comes from the coding sequence ATGAACGCAGGCCCATCTTGGACTAAGGCCCAACATGCAAAGAACCCTGCAAGGCGAAGGCAGAGTAAACCCCAGGGCCCCCCCGGCTCCTCCCAACTGAAAAGCAGCCCCGGCGGAGGGGGTCCCCAGCGGACCGAGGGTAAGCGGAAGGAAGGCACTTCCTCGGGAGGAAACCCCGAAAGGGCTCTGGGGGCCTCGGGGAACAGGTCGTTTCTGGACTTTCCGTCACTGGAAATCATCAAAGGAGATGCTGACGACAGTGACAGTGCCAGCGACCTCTCTGATTCGGAAAGAGTCCCCGTCCTCCCTTCGCCCCTCACGCCTCCCGACCTTCGCCTTCGAGCGGAAGAGATCGACCCGGCTCACGAGCATCTCCGCCCAGGGCAGGGCCCTGCAAAGCCCGACCTCCGCTACCCCGACTTCCTGCCGGCCCCCTTCAACTCCTGGGACCTGCGGGACATGGCTGTGCTGCTGCACTCGGAGCGCAGGGCGGAGGCCGGGCCGAGAGCAGGGGGGCTCCTCGGGAGGTACATCGACAGGCTGGTCCAGCTCGAGTGGCTGCAGATCCAGACCATCCAGTGCGAGAAGGGAAAGGGGCCCAAGGCGAGGCCTCCCACCGCCCCTGGGGCCTCGGGGGCCCTGAAAAGCCCGGGGAGAAGCAAGCTGATGGCCAGCGCTCTGTCCAGGCCTCCGCAGGAAGGGCCTCGGAAGTCAGGCCCTTCAAGAAAGAAAGACCTGCCCCTGGAAGAGGTCCAGCCATCCTGTCGCGCCTTTgaggctccccccgcccccctcgaTGCGCTCAGCAGCGGCAGGTTATGTTCCCAGAAGCAAAGCCTGAACATGCGGccggaggagaagaggaagaaacccAGTAAGAGCTCACAGTTGCAGCCCTGGGACTTGTCCTGCGCGGACAGGGACAGCAGCGGCCCAAAGCTGGAGAGCAAGGGGAACCTCCGCGTCCCCCGGCCGTCGGCAGGGATCCTGGACTCCGCGGACTCCTACAAGGCCTGCAGAGCCCAGGCACACGCGCTCCTTAAGAAGAAGGGGAATGCAAATCACTGTGCCCGTGCCCCTGTGTCCAGCGAGAAGAAGCTCAAAACAAATGGAGTCAAATGTATAAATTCAAATAAGAACTGA